A region from the Mercenaria mercenaria strain notata chromosome 7, MADL_Memer_1, whole genome shotgun sequence genome encodes:
- the LOC128558730 gene encoding uncharacterized protein LOC128558730 codes for MEEKGSGNMEYNSADDAVPGRTEQILCQPCSSKDKQTVADVFCLTCDEFQCTECSNVHTTHAFLRNHKLVNAKEVKTKPVSFDMRGLDQCDEHHKVLEFFCEDENQLCCSTCAIVDHRKCHSVVEIQKIAGSSASESSKLKVKLQEVNEKAEKIVKHAMSSKEKLDQDVKEVSLTIRRMRDDVMKMFDDLEISVAKDAESFKTETFNKLTRKQSDSEKHVADATKSIETIDNVYQNGTPLQQFILEHRIKKQVDELSSNVDKECQRLETVTVSFDFDDTLKLPPLSIADYVPGQLTLKYFVPEAVKPLIPLDPIVKLTMITSIDLKQTGDDAKEPLYKGLDFLPDGRLIAVDNKNRKCLIYNEKLEKVGSYQLSNMPQSVVAVSEEEVAITSGRYMTIDFLRVSKSNEITLIRTCEVKTKYDSICMKDERNFVVGTYDDTTPVRIVSLSGEEKDFSINFPSKKYPIGTSVCTYIRNSDKVVLTDRNEHTVYIYDIKSNTRVVVKDDQIKEPRGVAVGPSDCILVCSNKTNSIVQISQTGRILSSYKLDMELPYRVCISKDKSLLAVSSNLNGGRKLQLLQVTY; via the coding sequence ATGGAGGAAAAGGGGAGTGGGAATATGGAATATAACAGCGCTGATGATGCAGTTCCTGGACGAACAGAGCAGATATTATGTCAGCCGTGTTCAAGTAAGGATAAACAAACAGTAGCTGATGTGTTTTGTTTAACATGTGACGAGTTTCAGTGTACAGAATGTTCAAACGTACATACAACGCACGCGTTCTTGAGAAATCACAAGCTAGTGAATGCAAAAGAAGTGAAAACGAAACCAGTCTCGTTTGATATGAGGGGATTAGACCAATGTGATGAGCATCATAAAGTTTTAGAATTCTTCTGCGAGGATGAGAATCAGCTTTGCTGCAGTACATGTGCTATTGTCGATCACCGGAAATGTCACAGTGTCGTAGAAATACAGAAGATTGCCGGAAGTTCTGCATCAGAAAGTTCTAAATTAAAGGTAAAGTTGCAAGAAGTAAACGAGAAGGCTGAAAAGATCGTTAAACATGCCATGTCATCAAAAGAGAAACTGGATCAAGATGTTAAAGAAGTGTCTTTAACAATTAGGCGAATGCGTGATGATGTAATGAAAATGTTTGACGATTTGGAAATTTCCGTTGCTAAGGACGCTGAATCATTTAAGACAGAAACATTCAATAAACTGACAAGGAAACAATCAGACAGTGAGAAACATGTTGCTGATGCAACAAAATCTATTGAAACAATTGATAACGTTTATCAGAACGGTACGCCATTACAACAGTTTATATTGGAACACAGAATAAAGAAACAAGTCGATGAACTTAGCAGTAACGTTGACAAGGAATGTCAAAGGTTAGAGACCGTGACCGTTTCGTTTGATTTTGATGACACTTTGAAATTGCCCCCACTTTCGATTGCTGATTACGTTCCTGGACAACTGACATTAAAATACTTTGTACCGGAAGCTGTGAAACCTTTAATACCTTTAGATCCAATTGTTAAATTAACAATGATTACTTCCATTGATCTGAAGCAGACGGGAGATGATGCCAAGGAACCGTTATACAAAGGACTGGATTTCCTACCGGATGGTAGACTGATTGCCGTGGATAATAAAAACAGGAAATGCTTGATTTACAATGAGAAGCTTGAGAAAGTAGGATCATATCAGTTATCGAATATGCCACAGAGTGTTGTTGCTGTATCTGAGGAGGAAGTGGCGATAACAAGTGGCCGTTACATGACGATAGATTTTCTACGTGTCAGTAAATCTAACGAGATAACTTTGATCAGGACATGTGAAGTTAAGACAAAGTATGACTCTATATGTATGAAAGATGAGAGAAACTTTGTTGTTGGAACTTACGATGATACAACACCTGTTCGTATTGTATCTCTGTCAGGAGAAGAGAAAGATTTCAGTATCAACTTTCCGAGCAAGAAATATCCTATAGGCACTAGTGTTTGTACATATATTAGAAACAGTGACAAAGTGGTTCTCACCGATAGGAACGAGCATACTGTCTATATATATGACATCAAGAGCAACACCAGAGTTGTTGTCAAGGACGACCAGATCAAGGAACCACGTGGTGTAGCAGTAGGTCCATCCGACTGTATCCTGGTTTGCAGTAATAAAACAAACTCCATTGTGCAGATCTCTCAAACAGGTCGCATCCTATCATCGTACAAGCTAGATATGGAATTGCCATACAGAGTCTGTATTTCGAAGGACAAATCACTTCTTGCTGTCTCAAGTAACTTGAACGGTGGAAGAAAGTTGCAGCTGTTACAAGTAACATACTAA